One Dysidea avara chromosome 8, odDysAvar1.4, whole genome shotgun sequence genomic window, ATGCCTTCACTGAAGttttgctacacaacaattgTGACAATATAGAGCACAAAACTAAAGATATAATTcaaacacaaaagaaaattttgttcATATGTACTTatgtacccccccccccccccggtcTCAGGTTTGGGCCAGTtataaaaaatagtttttttagccaCCGGGTAGGAAGTGCTGATGAGATGAAGGTGAGATGTAGGTGGTACCACAGCCCTATGGGCCTTTTATTCGCCTTATCTTTAAAAGTTCTGTACCAAAAAACCAATCAAGCTATGATAAAGCTGAAGAGTGCAACCTTTGAGTTACATATGAAATTAAGGGAAGTAGCCAAGAAAATGGCTGCAgattcaaggctgcccaggtacagttatggattttttctcctttctccaccttttcaaacacacttatgtaacaactttaaacaggctgtaggaccaagtgtcctatTATTTCAATACACACAGAAGtaaaacaaatacataattCTGGTACATAATTACAACATCAAAACCTAACAAAGGTTTAAAGATGAATGTTTAGTGTTCGACGCAACAAACCAGCAGTTTCCAACaaaacacttttctgtagagtACAAGgatataaattgatatgtagtgATTTCAGCCAGTCATCAAACTTAGGACTCACAGCACCAAGAGCACCGATAACAATAGGAATAATTTCAGCCCTGACATGCCACAGTCTTTGTATTTCCAGTAACAAATCCTGATACTTTTCAACTTTTTCAGCTTCTTTGCGTGTTACATTATTGTCAAAAGGACATGAAAAATCTACTAAGTAAGCACGTCTTTCCTCCTTTAACACTAAAATTAGATCAGGTCGGTTAGCATGGATGGTTCTGTCGGTGGTAATAGTAAAGTCCCACAATAGTTTGACACTCTCAGATTCTTCCACAGATCTAGGATTATGTTTCCACCACTCTTTAACAACTGGGAAGCCAAACTGTGAACAAAGACACCAATGCAGGTGGCGTTCAACTGCATCATGACGCTTCTTGTATGATGTTCTCACCAAAGTTGAACAACCAGAGACAATGTGAGCAACAGTTTCATTGTTAGTGCCACAGAGACGACATAAAGGGTCAGACCCACCAAGGATggatgtattaaaatattttgtggtcagAGCCTGATCTTGGGCAGCCAAAATCAAACTCTCAGTCTTGATTTTCAAGTCAGAATGAACCAGCCACCCAAAAGAATTGAAACAGTTGATATCTTGTAAATTCCGCACATACTGGCCATGTAATGGCTTATCTCGCCAATTCTGAAACTGTGTCACATTAAGATGATCTTTGAATGCATCAGGGGCAATAGACACATCAGCTGGAGTTTTCACGAAACCACTAGACAACACATTCTTCATCAGTACATCAGTATGATCTTTCAAATAGTAATAAAGTGTAGCACGCTCAAAACTAACTGTGTCCTCAACACCAAGCAGACCACATCCACCCAAGGTACGCCACACATAAATCCTATCCACATCTGCACGTGGGTGCAGGCCACCATTCATTGTGAATGTCTTCCTAGTTTTGCGATCAAGCACTTGTAATTCATTCTTGGTCCAATCAATGATAGTAGCAGAGTAGTGTAAAATAGGAATAGCAAACTCATTAATTGCTATGATCTTATGCcttgcatgcaattgtgaggATAAGACTTTTCACAAACGACGGAAATACTCAGCCTAAACTATT contains:
- the LOC136264857 gene encoding uncharacterized protein, translating into MNGGLHPRADVDRIYVWRTLGGCGLLGVEDTVSFERATLYYYLKDHTDVLMKNVLSSGFVKTPADVSIAPDAFKDHLNVTQFQNWRDKPLHGQYVRNLQDINCFNSFGWLVHSDLKIKTESLILAAQDQALTTKYFNTSILGGSDPLCRLCGTNNETVAHIVSGCSTLVRTSYKKRHDAVERHLHWCLCSQFGFPVVKEWWKHNPRSVEESESVKLLWDFTITTDRTIHANRPDLILVLKEERRAYLVDFSCPFDNNVTRKEAEKVEKYQDLLLEIQRLWHVRAEIIPIVIGALGAVSPKFDDWLKSLHINLYPCTLQKSVLLETAGLLRRTLNIHL